From Acidobacteriota bacterium, one genomic window encodes:
- a CDS encoding sigma-70 family RNA polymerase sigma factor: MMRLVTTASTASTAPRRPPADVAGGGTGRAGHRTRAIERALVRQAQEGDPEAFAQLVQRRTPGVVAFLRRMLGDAEDARDVAQITFLRVWENIGRYDPAWAFSTWLFRIAGNLAIDALRAKKTRQRTGAGELPPREGRGRWPRPTALGALHRKDVPAVFEACAGVLSEKQRRSSSCGSSRRRKRKEIAAILELPGVHRAQPPLPGAPDPARRDPQALSRVRRRRAMRAVVCLAPFPRRRRPSFPFEELSSAGGPLLSLLLSADLNAHLAACAGCRADAIERGPDARLRAPRGVRRRSPRPRRAPRSPAPTSPTSSPPVLEVDRPRRLTRSGADGARRVLVAHAPRRAGGRARRAHRRSGGSRPLGARPPRRAGGHGSRPPPSPAGPTLPCRPTHPRVPSSRACAARTRASTSSPRPPPGSRPSCSSRTRTRTSDVTERRPPPPRPPRPFSPRPPSSRSSPRRPRARRPPWSCASSRSSTARPTRRSSSCARSSRTRAP; encoded by the coding sequence ATGATGCGTCTCGTCACCACCGCCTCGACTGCCTCGACGGCACCGCGTCGACCGCCGGCCGACGTCGCCGGGGGCGGGACGGGACGTGCCGGCCACCGAACGCGCGCCATCGAGCGGGCGCTGGTCCGGCAGGCGCAGGAGGGCGACCCCGAGGCCTTCGCGCAGCTCGTCCAGCGTCGGACACCCGGTGTCGTGGCGTTCCTCCGCCGGATGCTCGGCGACGCCGAGGATGCGCGGGACGTCGCGCAGATCACGTTCCTGAGGGTCTGGGAGAACATCGGGCGCTACGACCCCGCGTGGGCGTTCTCGACGTGGCTGTTCCGCATCGCCGGCAACCTCGCGATCGACGCCCTGCGCGCGAAGAAGACCCGCCAGCGGACCGGAGCAGGAGAACTTCCGCCTCGTGAAGGGCGCGGACGGTGGCCGCGCCCGACGGCCCTCGGCGCGCTCCACCGCAAGGACGTGCCGGCGGTGTTCGAGGCCTGCGCGGGCGTGCTCTCCGAGAAGCAGCGTCGGTCTTCGTCCTGCGGGAGTTCGAGGAGAAGGAAGCGCAAGGAGATCGCCGCGATCCTCGAGCTGCCAGGAGTCCACCGTGCGCAACCACCTCTTCCAGGCGCGCCGGATCCTGCGCGACGAGATCCGCAAGCGCTATCCCGAGTTCGCCGGAGGCGCGCGATGAGGGCCGTCGTCTGCCTGGCACCCTTTCCCAGGCGCCGCCGTCCGTCTTTCCCTTTCGAAGAGCTCTCCTCCGCCGGAGGACCTCTCCTCTCCCTGCTACTCTCCGCCGACCTGAACGCTCATCTCGCCGCGTGCGCCGGCTGCCGCGCCGACGCGATCGAGCGCGGACCCGACGCTCGTCTTCGCGCGCCTCGCGGCGTCCGGCGCCGGAGCCCGCGTCCTCGCCGCGCCCCGCGAAGCCCAGCGCCGACGTCGCCGACGTCCTCGCCGCCAGTCCTCGAGGTCGACCGGCCGCGCCGCCTGACGCGCTCGGGCGCCGACGGCGCCCGCCGCGTCCTGGTGGCGCACGCACCGCGTCGCGCAGGCGGCCGCGCTCGTCGCGCTCACCGCCGGTCTGGCGGGTCTCGTCCGCTGGGAGCGCGCCCGCCCCGCCGGGCCGGCGGACACGGCTCGCGTCCTCCTCCCAGCCCGGCGGGGCCGACGCTCCCGTGCCGGCCGACGCACCCGCGCGTCCCCTCATCGAGGGCGTGCGCAGCCCGAACGCGCGCGTCTACGAGTTCGCCTCGGCCTCCCCCCGGGAGCCGGCCGTCGTGTTCGTCGCGAACCCGAACGCGGACCTCTGACGTGACGGAACGCCGCCCGCCCCCGCCCAGGCCGCCGCGGCCGTTCTCGCCGCGGCCGCCGTCCTCGCGCTCCTCGCCCCGGCGGCCGCGGGCGCGCCGCCCGCCGTGGTCGTGCGCGTCTTCGCGCTCAAGCACCGCGCGGCCGACGAGGCGCTCCAGCTCGTGCGCCCGCTCCTCTCGGACGCGGGCTCCGTGA